A segment of the Sphingomonas cannabina genome:
CAGCCTCGTTGATGATGCAGGGGCTCACCGCCAGCCATTTCGCGACGGACTTCTATCCGGTCCAGCCGGGCGATGTCGCGCTGGTGCATGCGGCCGCAGGCGGGCTGGGACAACTGCTCACCCAGATCATCAAGCTACGCGGCGGCACGGTCATCGGGCGGGTTTCCAGCGCGGCCAAGGTCGCGGCCGCCAAGGCCGCCGGCGCGGACCATGTGATCGTCGACACCGAGGGCGATTTCGCCTCCGAGGTGTTCCGTCTGACCGGTGACGAGGGCGTGCACGTCGTCTATGACGGCTCCGGCCCCGCGACCTTTGAAGGATCGCTGGCCGCGCTACGCCGCTCCGGAACCTTCTGCTGGTATGGCCCGGTGCTGGGTGGCCCCGGGCGGATCGACATCATGAGCCTGCCTCGCAGCATCAAGCTCGGCTATGCGGTATTTTCCGACCATATCCACACCCCCGAATTGCTGCGCGCCCGCACGGCGCGCCTGTTCGATTGGGTGCGCCAAGGCAAGCTCCACGTCGCGGCTGCCCGGGACTACGCGCTGGCCGATGCTGCCGAGGCGCACGCGGCGATGGAGAGTCGGGCCACCACGGGCAAGCTCCTGCTGATTCCGTAAGGGCCGTATGTGATTTGAATTGTCGGAAAGCGACCATCGGGCAAGTTTTTGGGAGCACGGCAGCTATCGCGAACCGTCTCCCTTAAGCGGACAGTCCACTGGGCCGGCCTTTTAGTGGCGGACGGGCCCCCAGTGCCTCGGCCGCCGTATTTCCGTGAGGCGCGTATGAGTGTGTGTGAGCGCGTACTCCCTCGCTTTCACGGGGGACAACCGGCTAAACCTTCTTCGCCATCGGAAAACTCGTGATCCTCAGCTTCGGCGCCGCATAGGGCATCAGCACCAGCTTTTCCGGCTTGCCCTTCGCCACCGCCGTCGCGGGCGGCGGGGCGGCGGCGTTGTCCTGCTCGTCCCAGTCGGCCGCCGTCAGGCGATAGCCGTGCGTCACCAGCACCACCGGCGGACTGCGGCGCGAGAAGGGCACCGGGCCGATCGCACGCTCGACCCGCTCGATCGGCGCATCATCGGCCAGCGCATAGCGCCACTCGCCCGCGGGCAGCACCGCCCAGTCGGCGGTCAGCCCGCGGTCTCGCAGCTTATGCCAATTTTCGGTGATCGGCAGCGAGAACACCAAAGGTCCCTGCTCGACGAAACTGCCATGGGGGGAGGCGACGCGCCGCGCCTCGGCGGTGAAGCGCAGTTCGACTTTGTCGCCGGCCGTCCATTCGCGATCGATCCTGGCGAATTTTCCCGCGGCGGCGCCCGCGACCGCCTCGCCATTGACGCGTATGCTCGCCGTCTTCGCCCAGCCGGGAACGCGCAGCGCCATCGGGAAACGCGTCGGGCGGACCGGATCGACATGGATCGTCACCTGATCCCGGAACGGATAGTCGGTCTCCTCGCGCAGCTTCACCGGCACGCCGCCAACGCTGGCCGCGACCTCGCACGGGCCGTAGATCGTCTTGGCCAGCCCACCCTCGGCCGATGCCATCCACAGGCTCGCGACCAGCTTGGGCCAGCCCTGATGGAAATTGGCGGTACAACAGCCGAAATTAGGCTCCAGCCCGAACAGGTTCGCCTCGGGTCCGTTGGTCGTCCACGGGCCTTCTTCCCTGGCGCAGCGGATCTGGTTGGGCTGCTGATCGTATTGATGCGCCCACATGTCGTCGGTGAAGGTCGCTTGCAGCGCGTTATACGCAATGCGCTCGACCCGATCGCCCAGCGCGGCATCGCCGGTGATGGCGAGGCCGAGCTCGAGCGAATACATCGCCTCGACGATCGCGCACAGCTCGACGCCCTGACTGGGGCTGCGTCCGGCAAGATGCTCGTCTGCCGAATAGATGCCGATCGGCAGGCCGTGATAGCGGTCGAGGATCGCCAGCTGGTTGTGGATCGCTTTGCGATCCTCGTCGCTGCCCGACACCACCGACCACACCGGAGACGCTTTCAGCGCCTGCGCGTTGTTGACGCCGTGCAGCGTCTGCGCATGGTCCGCCAGCCCGTTGGCGGTGCTCTCCGCGCCGGTCTTGTCGAGGCCGATCTTCGCCTTGATCGTCTTCGTGCGATAGGGATAGTTCGGTCCGAACAGCCCCTGCCAGTCATAGCCCTGCTGCTTGAGCAGCTTGGCCAGTTCGAGCAGCTTGGTATCGCCGGTGCGGTTGTAGAGCCAGACCACCGACACGACCTCGTCCTGCCAGCGCGACCGGCCCCAATCGCGCAGCGGGCGCCTGGGCATCTCCGCCAGCTGGTGATGGAAGTAGTTGGTCATCACCGGAATGACGCGCGGATCCTGGGTCAACTCATGATATTGCGTGAGCACTTTCAGCATCACCATGCGCGGCCACCAGTCATCGTTGCTGCGCGGGCCGATCATCCCGTTGGGGGCAGGGTTGTCGAGTGTCCAGTCGATGAACTTCATGGCCTTGGCCTTGAGCGGCGCGGAATCGAGCATCCATGCCAGCGGTACCAGCCCGTCGAGGAAATAGGGGCCGCGCTCCCAGCTTTCGCCTTTGCCGCCCAGCCAGCCGCTGTCGGGGCCCAGATCGGGCCAGGTCTCGTCGATCCGCCCACCCATGCCATCGGCCTGGATCTGCAACTGCTTCCGCAGCCATCCGCCCGGTCGGATCGCGCCCGTTGGCAGCAGATAGAAGGGCTGGGGTGCGAGCGGCGCGCGGTTCGGCGGCGACGACCCCGCGGTCGTGGGGGCGGAACGCTGCGCCACGATCGGCGCGCTGGTTGCAGTGACCGCAACGGCAGCTGTGCAGCCCAGGAACTGACGGCGATCGGTGTGATGGCTGCACAAAGCGTCGCTCTCCCAGGATTATCTGACTAATATGACACAAGCACGAATGGCTTTTTGCTCGCCGGCGTTCAAGTACTGCCGACGCTCGGTACCCGCCCCGACCCGGTTCCGCCACGCTTCGTCAGCGTGACAAATGTCATGGGTAGTGGGTGCCGGCCGGTCTATTAATCGTCGGAACTCGCGCTCGATATCCATGCGCGACCGTGCGCCAGATCCATGGTGAGGATCCAATTTCTGAGGATCGGCACTCCGATATTGCCGTCGATTATAAGGGGCATGGAACGCGCGTCAGCCGCCGCCAGTGGCACCCCGCCAGCCAGTTCGCCTTGAAACCGCTGAGGCGACGGGTCGTCAACCTTCATCGAGAAGAGTTCGGCATTGTGCCTGCCGATAACGATCGATCCGTCGCTGCCGGTATCCAGTTCCATCCAGAGCTTGCCCTTGGGTGTCGTCACAGCGACAAACGGGGTTATCGCGTGCCCGGATACCTCTCGGCCGAGGCGGAACTCGACCTCCCTGGCCCCGGCGATGCGTCGCTTCATGCTTGCGGGTGTCTCGAGGACAATCTGACGATGGGCGAGGTCAATGGTCACGACCTTTCCGGCGAAGCTGTCGAGGGCGATCGAGCCGGCGACCGGCGGAGCATCCTTGGGCAGCAGCTTGGAGAAGTCGAGAACCCCAGCTGTCGGAGCGACAAGAGTAGCACCACCGCTGCGCAGCGTCACATTCTCGCAGCGCTTCAGGTCGATCCGGTCTCCACGCATGCGAAAACCGCTGAGTTGTCCCCAGGGAGCGCAGCCTATTTCTGCCGCGGTCTCCGGCGTGATCGCGGTGATCCCGCCAGCAGTATCGAACAAGAACGTCTGCCGCTTGCCTGCAACTTCGGCCTCAAACGACCAGATTACACCCATATATGGTGAAAGTGGGATCGTCGTTGGTCTTGGCTGTGCGTCGATCGGAACAGCGGCCATCACCAATATTCCGATGCAGATCACGCGTAATCTCGACGCCGGTCCAATACGGGGCGCGATCATCACCACTCCTGTCCATCGCCAAGCCCGTCATGCTATCGTTGCCGGACCGGGCCGGCAATGCGCATCGCTTCCCCGATTGCGCGGGATGATCTGCACAACGCTTCGGAGGTCGCATGAACAAGCACCGCATTTACTCGATCAGCGTTGCAAGCGTGTACCCCCATTATATCGCCAAGGCGGAAAGGAAAGGACGCGTGAAGGCCGAGGTCGACGAGATCATCCGTTGGCTGACCGGGTACAGCCAGGAGCTGCTCGACGAGCATCTGGCCAAGGGGACGCCCTTCGAAGATTTCTTCGCACAGGCCCCGCAGATGAATCCGTCGCGCTCGCTGATTACCGGTGTGGTCTGCGGTGTCCGCGTCGAGGAAATCGAGGAGCCGCTCATGCGGGAGCTCCGATACCTCGACAAGCTGGTCGACGAACTTGCGAGGGGCAAGCCAATGGAGAAGATCCTGCGCAAGTAGCCGCGGTTCGTCATCGACGTGCTATCGGCGCGAGGTCCGCGACCACCATAGACTGCTCAACGATGACACACCCGAATCGCGCGAGGAGGTCAGTCCTCGTCTCCGCGCTCTCATCGACTCATCCTGGCCGCTCAACGAAAATGATGAGCTTACGACAGGTCAGCCGCTTGGCGACCCAGGGGTATTGGCGCTGGAGCGAGTGAAGGGATTCGGTCACGGTCACGGTCAGAAGTGGCCGGGAATCCGAGTCTGAGAGCGCTGAGCGCACCATCTTGGCTGCATGAACCAGAGGCTTCTCGTGCTGGAGCGCGGTTGCGTCCAAAGGCTTCGGATAGGTGACCACTGCGGCCGCGTTACGGTCAAATTAAGATCTATTTCCCCGCCATGTCTGCTCCCCCGGCTGTCAATGGTGCGCATGGGACTTCAACGTCCAGTCGAGCGGCGAACCCGCGGCGCTGATGCGTGCCATAGATGGCGGGTGGACGAACAACTCGGCCGGCAACCCGGTCGGCGGCGGCGACAAGGTGAAGGCCAACAATACGTTCGATTTGCACGTTCAATATGAGTTCCAAGGCGACAACTTCGCCCGGGGCTGGCAGGTCTATGTCGACGCCCAGAACATCTTCGACAAGAATCCGCCGTTCTACAACGGCAACACCGCGGGCATCCTGGGCGGCGCGTGGGCTATAACGGCTTCGTGTCGAACCCGATCGGCCGGCTTGTTTCCGTGGGCCTGCGCATCCGGATGTAATCCCCTCCCCGGAAGCGCCGCTCGGGCCGTGGGCTCCGGAGCATGGCTCCTCCGGAGTCCCACGGCCTGAGCGGCGCATTCCCTCAAGGTCTGGGTGACGTTCGCAGGCTTCATTGCCTGGTTCACCCGCCCTACCTCCTTGCGGAACAGCGTATCGGCCATGCTGTGCCTGTGGCTCGAGATCGCTATCGACGCCCTGTCGCACATCGTCACGGGGCGACCGCGCTCGACTACCTCGGGCCTCACTCAGGGAGGCTTCAATCCGGACGAGCGGCGGGCGGGTCAGGCCTGCGTTACCTCCCGGTCCGCTTCCTCGGTGTGCAGGTTGATCAGCGAATCCATCAGCCCGTCCTCAGCGCTCGAGCACACGCCGAGGATCACCGCCTCGTCGCAGCCGTCGCCGGTCACATAGGCATGGCCCATGTTCGAATCGATGTAGATCGATTCGCCCTCCTCCAGCGGCACCGGATCGTAGAACTCGGTATGGACGACGATGCGGCCGCTGACGACGAAGATGAACTCCTCGCCGCTGTGGTGGACGAGGTCGCCGAACTCCTCGGCCGACTTGGCGCGCACGCGGGTCAGCACCGGGATCATGCGCTTCCGGCGCAGCTCGGTGCAGAGATAGTAGTAATCGTAGTTGCGCGTGTTGACGCGCACCGCGCGATCGAGATCGCCGATGCTGCGGCGCGCGGTCACCGCCACCTCCGGCGTCGCCGCATTCTCGGCGAACAGCTCGGACATGCGGATGTTGAGCCGCTGGCTGAGCTGCAGCAGCTTGTCGTAGGTGAGGGTGAGCCGGTCGTGCTCGACCTTGGACAGCGTCGACACCGGAATGCCGCTGCGCTCGCTCATTTCCTTGAGCGTCCAGTCGTTGCGCGCACGCAGACCCTTGAGCAGCGTGCCGAGCGTAGGGTGCGCCTGCTTCATATCGCCCGACCCCGCGCCTGTTCGCGACCGTTTGACAATTTTCTAAATAGGATCATGATGTCCCAATCAGGACGAGAATGTTTCATGTCAGGCGCCAGACTAGTCGTTCCCGCCTGACGACGCAATCGACCGCAGGCCGCACGGCCAAAGCGAAGGGGGTTCGCGATCCATGTGGAAGCACGCGCTCAAACTCGGACTGGCGGGGCTGCTCGGCCTCGCTGCCGCCGTTCCCGCGTTCACGCAGCAGTCGCCGTCATTGGTTCCGGAGCCTGCGCCCAAGGCGGCTGCAGCCCCGGCGTTGCCGCCGGCTCCCGCGGGGGCCGGGACGTTGACCAAGGCCGATGTCGATGCCTGGCTCGACGGCTACATGCCCTATGCGCTCGCCCGCGGTGACGTCGCCGGCGCGGTGGTCGTGGTGGTCAAGGACGGGCAGGTGCTCACCCAGCGCGGCTTCGGCTATGCCGATGTCGCGGCGCGGAAGCCCGTCGATCCGGAGCGGACGCTGTTCCGGCCCGGCTCGACCTCGAAGCTGTTCACCTGGACCGCGGTGATGCAGCAGGTCGAGGCCGGCAAGCTCGACCTCGACGCCGACGTGAACCGCTATCTCGATTTCAGGATCCCGCCCTATCGCGGCAAGCCGCTGACGCTGCGCGAGATCATGACCCACACTTCGGGGTTCGAGGAGATCATCAAGGGGCTGCTCGCCTTCGACAAGCCGGTCAAGCCGCTGGGCGACGTGCTCAAGGAGCGTATACCGGAACGGATCTTCGCGCCCGGGTCGACGCCGGCCTATTCCAACTATGCCACCGCGCTGGCCGGCTATATCGTCGAGCGCGTCTCCGGGATGAAGTTCGACGATTATGTCGAGCGCAACATCTTCCAGCGGCTCGGCATGGCGCACACCAGCTTCCGCCAGCCGCTGCCGGCCAAGCTGAGGCCGCTGATGTCGCAGGGCTATGAGCTGGGCTCGGGCAAGGCGCAGCGCTACGAGCTGATCGGCCTCGCCCCCGCCGGCGCCGCCGCATCGAGCGGGGCGGACATGGCGAAGTTCATGATCGCGCACCTCAACGACGGCGGCCCGCTGCTGAAGCCCGAGACGGCGCGGCTGATGCACACAGCGCAGAACAAGAGCGTGCCGGGCAACAACCAGATGGCGCTCGGCTTCTACGAGCAGTGGATCGACGGCCACCGCGCGATCGGCCACGGCGGCGACACCGTCTATTTCCATACCGAACTGATGATCTTCCCGGCGGAGAAGGTCGGCGTGTTCATCTCGATGAACAGCGCGGGCAAGGACGGCGCCCCCAACGGGATTCGCGGCGCGCTGATGGACGAGTTCGTCGACCGGTACCTCGCCTCCGGCCCTCGCAAGCCGCCGGTCGAACTGGCGACCGCCAAGGAACACGCCAGGATGCTGGCGGGCAACTGGACCGTCAGCCGGCGGATCGAATCGAGCTTCGCCTCGATCGTCAGCCTGCTCGGCGAGATGAAGGTGGGCCTCGATGACGACGGGCGGCCGCTGATCGCCGGCGTTCCCGCGCTCGGCGGGGCGCCGCGCAAGTGGATCGAGGTCGCGCCCTTCATCTGGGAGGACGCCTATGGCCATGAGCGGCTCGCCGCCCAGGTCAAGGACGGCAAGGTGGTGCGCTGGACCTTCGCGATGGTCTCGCCGTTCATGGTGTGGGACCGCACGCCCTGGTACGCGAGCGGCAGCTGGCTGATCCCGGCGCTGATCTTTGCGCTGGCGGTGATCCTGGTGACCGCGGTCTCCTGGCCCGCCGGCTGGATCGCGCGGCGGCGCTATGGTGCGGCGCTGGCGCTGGAGGGTAACGCGCGCAAGGCCTATCGCCTCACGCGCGGCGTCTCGTGGCTGGTGCTGCTGGTGCTGGCCGGCTGGGCGGTCGTCATTTCGGGGATCGAGAATTTCGATACCCACGGCAAGACCGACTGGCTGATCCTGCTGCTCCAGGTCGTCGGCACGATCGGCTTCCTCGGCCTATTCGGCCTCGCCGCGTGGAACCTGTGGCTCGCCTTCCGGGGCAGGCGCGGATGGTTCGCGACGCTGTGGGCGGTATTGCTGCTGCTCGGCGCCTTCTTCGTCCTGTGGACGGCGCTGGTGTTCAAGCTGATCAGCTTCGGCACAGCCTTCTGAGCCATGGCGCAGCGGCGCTCGGTCGACGTGCGGGTGGAGCGGTTCGCCTATGCCAAGCCGTTCCGCATCGCCGGCCATGTCTTCACCGAATCCTCGGTGGTGGTGGTCGAGGTCTCCGACGGCGTCCATGCCGGCCGCGGGGAGGGCGGGGGCGTCTTCTATCTGGGGGACGACGTCGCCGCGATGACCGCCACGATCGAGAGCGTGCGTGAGCCGCTCACGCGGGGGATGACGCGGGAGGATCTGCAGGCCGCGCTGCCGCCGTGCGGGGGGCGCAATGCGATCGACTGCGCGCTGTGGGAGCTGGAGGCGAAGGCGAGCGGCACGCCGGTCTGGGCGCTGGCCGGACTGCCGGAGCCCGAACCGTTGCTCACCACCTTCACACTGGGCGCCGACGAGCCGGCGGTGATGGCCGAGGCGGCGGTGCGGGATTTCCCGGAGGCGCGCGCGCTCAAGCTCAAGCTGACCGGGGAGCTTGATCTCGATCTCGCCCGCGTGAGGGCAGTGCGCGCGGTGCGGCCGGAATGCTGGATCGGTGTCGACGCCAACCAGGGCTATGCGGTCGCCGACCTCGCGCGGCTGGTGGAGGGACTGGCCGATCTCGACGTCCGGCTGGTCGAGCAGCCGCTGGCGCGCGGGCGCGAGGCGGATCTCGACGGGTTCGACTCGCCCATTCCGATCGCGGCCGACGAGAGCGTGCTCGGCCTCGCCGACGTCGAGGCCATGGCCGGGCGGTTCGACACGATCAACATCAAGCTCGACAAGTGCGGCGGCCTGACCGAGGCGCTGGCGATGGCGCGGCGGGCGCAGGAACTCGGGCTCGGCGTGATGGTCGGCAACATGATGGGGACGAGCCTGGCGATGGCGCCGTCGTTCCTGGTTGGCCAGCTCTGCGACGTGGTCGACCTCGACGGCCCGACCTTCCTTGCTCGCGATCGCGTGCCGGGGATCGCCTACCGCGCCGGCCATATCCATTGCGACGACAGCGTCTGGGGACCGCTCGCCGCGTGAGCCGGATGCGGCGAGAAATAGATTTGCAATATAGGTTGACATTTTTCTGATTAGGATAAAACATCCTGATCAGATAACACGATCAGGGAGGCGGCAATGGCGTCATTGCCCCGGTTCCCGCGTCGCCGGTCATTCGGCGGCGTGGCTGCGGTCGCCGATGTCAGGGGGAGGCGGATGGTGAATCAGCATGTCGCAATTCGTGCGATGCTCGCGCTTTCGGCGGCGGTCGGCGCGCTTGCGCTGCCCGGCGTCGCGGCTGCGCAGGATGCGCAGGCCGACGCTACCGTCCGCGATCCCAACGACATCGTCGTCACCGCCCAGAAGCGCGACGAGCGGCTGCAGGACGTCCCGATCTCGATCAGCGTCGTCGGCGGCGAGCAGATGCAGCGCAGCGGCGGCTCGCAGCTGACCGATTATGCGGCCTATGTGCCGGGGCTGCAGGTCGACAACGCCGGTTCGCCCGGCCGCTCCACGCTGTCGCTGCGCGGCGTCGCGCCGATCGGGCCGAGCGCGACGGTCGGCATGTACCTCGACGACGCGCCGATCGGATCGAGCGGCATCTACAATCGCGCGCAGACCTTCTCGCTCGACCTGCTGCCCTACGACATCGAGCGGCTGGAGGTGCTGCGGGGGCCGCAGGGCACGCTCTATGGCGCCAGCTCGATCGGCGGCCTGCTCAAATATGTGACCGTTCAGCCCGACCTCCAGAACCTGTCGGTCCGCGCCAGCGGCGAGGCCTTCACCATCGCGCATGGCGAGGATCTCGGCTGGGCGGCGAGCGCGATGGTGAACGTGCCGATCATCGCGGACCAGCTGGCGATCAGCGGCAGCTACTCGCGGCGCGACACGCCGGGTTACGTCGACAACATCCAGACCGGCGAGAAGGACGTGAACGACGCCGTCCAGCAGGGCGGCCGCGTGGCGCTGCTGTGGCGGCCCGATCCCGCGCTGACGATCAAGCTCAGCGGATTGTGGCAGTCGGTCGATTCGGACAATTTCAGCATTCTCTACGAAGGCATGGGCAACCAGCCGCTGGCGCCCGGCGCGCGTTTCCTCAGCACCAATGCGCAGCTGCCCGAGCCCTTCACCAGCGACTTCCAATTCTATTCGGGCACGGTCGGCTATGACTTCGGCTTCGCGGAGCTGAGCTCGACCACCTCGTACAGCGAGCTCAAGATCCTCGAGACCAGCGACGCCTCTCGCGTCTACGGCGTGATCTGGGGCGGGCTGGCGATCTACCCGGCACGGCTGCACCAGAAGAAATGGACCGAGGAGGTGCGGCTCACCTCGGCGTCGAGCGACAAGCTCGAATGGATGCTCGGCTTCTTCTACACCGACGAGGACAATACGCACGACCAGGTCGTCCGCGCGCTCGACGCTTCGGGCGAGGTGCTGCCGGCGTTTGATCCGTTCGCGATCGTCGCGCTGCCCAACACCTACAAGGAATATGCGGTCTTCGGGAACGCGACGTGGAAGATCAGCGAGAAGTTCCACATCAGCGGCGGGCTCCGGTGGGCGCGCAACGAGCAGACCTTCACCCAGGTGACGCAGATTCCGCTGCTCGGGCTGGATTCGGGCGGGTCGGGCACCTCGGAGGAGGAGATCGTCACCTACAGCGTCAGCCCGCAGTTCAACGTCAATCCCGACACGATGATCTACGCCCGCGTCGCCAGCGGCTATCGTCCGGGCGGGCCGAACATCGCGCTGCCGGGCTTTCCCTCCACCGTCGATTCCGAGAAGGTGACGAGCTACGAGGCGGGCATCAAGGCGCGTTTCCTCGATCGCGCCGTCGCCTTCGACGCCGCGGTGTTCCTGCTCGACTGGAACGACCTGCAGACCTCCGCCCCCTTCGCCGAGGGCATCAACGGCCTGGTCAACGCCGGCACCGCGCGGAGCAAGGGCGTCGAGGCGTCGCTGCTGATCCAGCCGGTCGCCGGCCTCAGCGTGGGTGCGAACTTCGCCTACACCGACGCCAAGTGCACCGAGACGACCAGCAACTGTACCGACGGCGACCAGCTGCCCAACGTGCCCAAGATCGCGGCGGCGATGACGGCGGACTATGGCTTCGCGCTCGGCGGCTCGGCGCGGGCGCGGATCGGCGGGGCTCTGCGTATCGTCGGCGACCGTATCTCCGCGGTCGAGAGCTCGCCGCTGGCGGTGCCGGTCGACGGCTATGCCACGCTCGACCTCAATGCCGCGGTCACCTTCGACGGGAAGTGGACGCTGCGCGCCTATGCCCGCAACCTCACCGACGAGGAGGGGCGGATCACCAGCAACGTCGCGACCACCAATCCCGGCTTCCTGTCGACCGTCCCGGTGCAGCCGCGCACGCTCGGCCTCGCGGTCGACCTGGCCTTTTGAGGGTGGACGCGCGCGAAATGAACGCACCTGTCGCCTTGCGTACCGGAGGCCTCGCGCTGCCGCAGCCCTATCTCCTGTTCCTCGGCGACGTCGAGCACGCGGGCTTCGCCAAGACGGCGTTCGGCCTCAGGGACTGGGCGCCGGAGAAGTGCGTGGGGGAGCTCCGGCTGCCCGGCGCCACCGTGACCACCGGCCTGGAGGCGTTGACGCCCGCCGAAGCCCGGGCGCGGGGCGCGCGGGCGTTGGTGATCGGCGTGGCCAATCCGGGTGGGATCATCCCGGCGAGCTGGCGCGCCTCGCTGGTCGAGGCGCTGGAGGCGGGGCTGGACCTGGTCGCGGGCATGCACGTACGCCTCGCCGAGATTCCCGAACTGGCCGAGACGGCCCATCTGCTCGGGCGCCGGCTGATCGACGTGCGGGTGCCGCCGCCTCAAATCCCGGTGGCGACCGGGCGGAAGCGGAGCGGCAAGCGGCTGCTCACCGTCGGCACCGACTGCGCGCTGGGCAAGAAATACACCGCGCTGGCGCTGTGGCGCGCCTTCTCCCGGCGCGGCGTGGAGACGGATTTCCGCGCGACCGGCCAGACCGGCATCATGATCGCGGGCGGCGGGATGCCGATGGACGCGGTCGTCTCCGACTTCGAGGCGGGCGCCGCGGAGCTGCTCTCACCCGACGCGCCGGCCGATCATTGGGACGTGATCGAGGGGCAGGGGGCGCTTACTCATCCGGCCTATGCGGCCGTGTCGCTCGGCCTGCTCCACGGCAGCCAGCCCGACGTGTTCGTGGTCTGCCATGAGCCGGGCCGCACGGAGATGCTGGGCACGGCCGGCTACAAGCTCACCGGCATCGAGGAGATCGTCGAACTGACGACGTTGCTCGGCCGGCGGACCAACCCGGCGATCCGCTGCGCCGGCTTCTCGTTCAACACGTCCACGCTGGGGGAGGGGGAGGCGGCCGAGCTGATGGCGCGCGAGGGCCGTCGGCTCGGCCTGCCCGTCGCCGATCCGATCCGCGGCGGACCCGCGTTCGAGGCGCTGGTCGACTCCTGCCTGGCGGCCGCATGACCGCGCCGGCGGCAGGATCGAGCTGGTTCCAGCGCTTCCTGCTGCCGGGCTTCGCGCTCAAGGCGGTGATCATCGGCGGCGGCTACGCGACCGGACGCGAGCTCGCCGAATATTTCCTGTCGAGCGGCCCATGGGGTGGGCTCGCCGGCATGATGCTGGCGATGCTGCTGTGGAGCGCGATCGCCACCGTCACCTTCGCCTATGCGCGGATGGTAGGGGCGCTCGACTATCGCGCCTTCTTCCGCTCGCTGCTGGGGCCGGGATGGATCGCGTTCGAGGCGGCCTACATCGTGTTCGTGGTGCTGATCCTCGCCGTGTTCGGAGCGAGTGCGGGGGCGATCGGCACGGCGATGTTCGGCTGGCCGGGCTATGCGGGGGCGCTGCTGCTGGCCGCCGGGATCGTCGTCACGACGGCGCTCGGCAGCGGCTCGGTCGAGCGCGTGTTCAAATATGTCTCGATCCTGCTCTACGGTGTCTACGCGCTGTTCCTGCTGCTTGGCCTGTGGAGCTTCGGCGAGCGCATCCCGCAGGGGTTCGCCGCGCAGGGTTCGGCCGAGGGATGGGCGCTCGGCGGCGTCACCTATGCGAGCTACAACATCGTCGGCGCGGTCGTGATCCTGCCGGTGCTGCGCCACCTGACCAGCCGGCGCGATGCAGTGGTGGCGGGCCTGCTGGCGGGACCCCTGACGATGCTGCCGGCGATCCTGTTCTTCGTCTGCATGGCCGCCTTCTATCCGGCGATCGCATCGCAGACGCTGCCGTCGGACTTCCTGCTGCGCCAGATGCATGTCCCGGCCTTCCACTGGCTGTTCCAGACGATGATCTTCCTCGCCCTGCTCGAGAGCGGGTCGGGCGCGGTGCATGCGATCAACGAGCGGATCGCGGGCGTGATGCGGGTGCGGCACGGGCAGGAACTGGGCGTGCGCGCCCGCGCGCTGATCGGCGGCGTCCTGCTGCTGCTGTGCATCTTCGTTGCCGACCGGATCGGGCTCGTCGCGCTGATCGCCGGGGGATACCGGCTGCTCGCTTATCTGATCCTGGCCGTCTTCGTCCTGCCGCTGATGACGATCGGGCTCGCGCGCCTCCTCGGCCGCGGGCCTGCACAACCCCGGGGAGAAGTCGCCGCATGAATCGCTTTCTCCGTTCGCTGCCCGCGCTGCTGCTCGTGCTCGCCGCGCCCGCGCGCGCCGACGTAC
Coding sequences within it:
- a CDS encoding quinone oxidoreductase family protein → MKTIAMTAIGGPEVLELLDLPEPVPGSGEVLIEVAASGVNFMDVGVRQGMAWHEMPLPRALGVEGTGRIIALGEGVTDLAVGQRVAWVYAPGSYAERVAIPAAALVPVPDDIDDRTAASLMMQGLTASHFATDFYPVQPGDVALVHAAAGGLGQLLTQIIKLRGGTVIGRVSSAAKVAAAKAAGADHVIVDTEGDFASEVFRLTGDEGVHVVYDGSGPATFEGSLAALRRSGTFCWYGPVLGGPGRIDIMSLPRSIKLGYAVFSDHIHTPELLRARTARLFDWVRQGKLHVAAARDYALADAAEAHAAMESRATTGKLLLIP
- a CDS encoding beta-L-arabinofuranosidase domain-containing protein, translating into MAQRSAPTTAGSSPPNRAPLAPQPFYLLPTGAIRPGGWLRKQLQIQADGMGGRIDETWPDLGPDSGWLGGKGESWERGPYFLDGLVPLAWMLDSAPLKAKAMKFIDWTLDNPAPNGMIGPRSNDDWWPRMVMLKVLTQYHELTQDPRVIPVMTNYFHHQLAEMPRRPLRDWGRSRWQDEVVSVVWLYNRTGDTKLLELAKLLKQQGYDWQGLFGPNYPYRTKTIKAKIGLDKTGAESTANGLADHAQTLHGVNNAQALKASPVWSVVSGSDEDRKAIHNQLAILDRYHGLPIGIYSADEHLAGRSPSQGVELCAIVEAMYSLELGLAITGDAALGDRVERIAYNALQATFTDDMWAHQYDQQPNQIRCAREEGPWTTNGPEANLFGLEPNFGCCTANFHQGWPKLVASLWMASAEGGLAKTIYGPCEVAASVGGVPVKLREETDYPFRDQVTIHVDPVRPTRFPMALRVPGWAKTASIRVNGEAVAGAAAGKFARIDREWTAGDKVELRFTAEARRVASPHGSFVEQGPLVFSLPITENWHKLRDRGLTADWAVLPAGEWRYALADDAPIERVERAIGPVPFSRRSPPVVLVTHGYRLTAADWDEQDNAAAPPPATAVAKGKPEKLVLMPYAAPKLRITSFPMAKKV
- a CDS encoding retropepsin-like domain-containing protein, which codes for MIAPRIGPASRLRVICIGILVMAAVPIDAQPRPTTIPLSPYMGVIWSFEAEVAGKRQTFLFDTAGGITAITPETAAEIGCAPWGQLSGFRMRGDRIDLKRCENVTLRSGGATLVAPTAGVLDFSKLLPKDAPPVAGSIALDSFAGKVVTIDLAHRQIVLETPASMKRRIAGAREVEFRLGREVSGHAITPFVAVTTPKGKLWMELDTGSDGSIVIGRHNAELFSMKVDDPSPQRFQGELAGGVPLAAADARSMPLIIDGNIGVPILRNWILTMDLAHGRAWISSASSDD
- a CDS encoding DUF2200 domain-containing protein, which encodes MNKHRIYSISVASVYPHYIAKAERKGRVKAEVDEIIRWLTGYSQELLDEHLAKGTPFEDFFAQAPQMNPSRSLITGVVCGVRVEEIEEPLMRELRYLDKLVDELARGKPMEKILRK
- a CDS encoding TonB-dependent receptor, with the translated sequence MRAIDGGWTNNSAGNPVGGGDKVKANNTFDLHVQYEFQGDNFARGWQVYVDAQNIFDKNPPFYNGNTAGILGGAWAITASCRTRSAGLFPWACASGCNPLPGSAARAVGSGAWLLRSPTA
- a CDS encoding helix-turn-helix domain-containing protein — its product is MKQAHPTLGTLLKGLRARNDWTLKEMSERSGIPVSTLSKVEHDRLTLTYDKLLQLSQRLNIRMSELFAENAATPEVAVTARRSIGDLDRAVRVNTRNYDYYYLCTELRRKRMIPVLTRVRAKSAEEFGDLVHHSGEEFIFVVSGRIVVHTEFYDPVPLEEGESIYIDSNMGHAYVTGDGCDEAVILGVCSSAEDGLMDSLINLHTEEADREVTQA